A genomic window from Gossypium hirsutum isolate 1008001.06 chromosome D12, Gossypium_hirsutum_v2.1, whole genome shotgun sequence includes:
- the LOC107947054 gene encoding beta-carotene 3-hydroxylase 2, chloroplastic isoform X1, with protein sequence MATLRTSTSTVIYPFRRNTASTAIPNSTVVCFGNGRKRNELNVCIVLQQRRKNLKSEKEIMINNSDAIKSYEAFNHVSQIKLSKSEERLAKKKFERTTYLVAAILSSLGISSMAIMAVHCRFSWQMEGGEFQLLEMFGTFALSVGAAVGMEYWARWAHRALWHASLWHMHESHHRAREGAFELNDAFAVVNALPAIALLSYGFFNGGFVPGLCFGAGLGITVFGMAYMFVHDGLVHRRFPVGPIANVPYLRKVAAAHQIHHADKFDGVPYGLFLGPQELEEVGGLKELEKEIKRRRKFHLKAKKANKTLINE encoded by the exons ATGGCGACTTTGCGCACAAGCACCAGCACTGTAATCTATCCGTTCCGACGTAACACTGCTTCAACGGCAATACCCAACTCTACTGTGGTTTGCTTCGGAAACGGTCGGAAAAGGAATGAACTGAACGTATGCATAGTGTTGCAGCAGAGAAGGAAAAACCTCAAGAGTGAAAAGGAGATCATGATTAACAACAGCGATGCCATAAAGAGTTACGAAGCTTTCAATCACGTCAGCCAAATCAAACTCTCGAAATCGGAGGAGAGATTAGCTAAGAAGAAATTCGAGAGAACAACTTACTTGGTTGCTGCTATCTTGTCTAGTTTAGGCATCTCTTCAATGGCGATTATGGCTGTTCATTGCAGGTTTTCATGGCAGATGGAG GGTGGGGAATTTCAACTGCTGGAGATGTTTGGCACATTTGCTCTCTCTGTTGGTGCTGCA GTGGGGATGGAGTATTGGGCAAGGTGGGCTCATAGAGCTTTATGGCATGCTTCATTGTGGCACATGCACGAG TCTCATCATAGAGCAAGAGAGGGAGCCTTTGAACTCAATGACGCGTTTGCAGTAGTTAATGCACTTCCTGCCATTGCTTTGCTCTCTTACGGTTTCTTCAATGGTGGATTTGTCCCGGGACTTTGTTTTGGCgcg GGATTAGGAATCACGGTTTTTGGTATGGCCTACATGTTCGTACACGATGGTCTAGTCCACCGCCGATTCCCTGTGGGTCCCATTGCTAATGTACCTTATCTGCGGAAAGTAGCTGCCGCCCACCAA ATTCATCATGCAGACAAATTCGATGGAGTGCCATATGGCTTGTTTCTAGGACCTCAG gAATTAGAGGAAGTTGGAGGGTTGAAGGAACTGGAAAAAGAgatcaaaagaagaagaaagttcCATTTGAAGGCAAAGAAAGcgaataaaacattaattaatgaaTGA
- the LOC107947054 gene encoding beta-carotene 3-hydroxylase 1, chloroplastic isoform X2 produces the protein MATLRTSTSTVIYPFRRNTASTAIPNSTVVCFGNGRKRNELNVCIVLQQRRKNLKSEKEIMINNSDAIKSYEAFNHVSQIKLSKSEERLAKKKFERTTYLVAAILSSLGISSMAIMAVHCRFSWQMEGGEFQLLEMFGTFALSVGAAVGMEYWARWAHRALWHASLWHMHESHHRAREGAFELNDAFAVVNALPAIALLSYGFFNGGFVPGLGITVFGMAYMFVHDGLVHRRFPVGPIANVPYLRKVAAAHQIHHADKFDGVPYGLFLGPQELEEVGGLKELEKEIKRRRKFHLKAKKANKTLINE, from the exons ATGGCGACTTTGCGCACAAGCACCAGCACTGTAATCTATCCGTTCCGACGTAACACTGCTTCAACGGCAATACCCAACTCTACTGTGGTTTGCTTCGGAAACGGTCGGAAAAGGAATGAACTGAACGTATGCATAGTGTTGCAGCAGAGAAGGAAAAACCTCAAGAGTGAAAAGGAGATCATGATTAACAACAGCGATGCCATAAAGAGTTACGAAGCTTTCAATCACGTCAGCCAAATCAAACTCTCGAAATCGGAGGAGAGATTAGCTAAGAAGAAATTCGAGAGAACAACTTACTTGGTTGCTGCTATCTTGTCTAGTTTAGGCATCTCTTCAATGGCGATTATGGCTGTTCATTGCAGGTTTTCATGGCAGATGGAG GGTGGGGAATTTCAACTGCTGGAGATGTTTGGCACATTTGCTCTCTCTGTTGGTGCTGCA GTGGGGATGGAGTATTGGGCAAGGTGGGCTCATAGAGCTTTATGGCATGCTTCATTGTGGCACATGCACGAG TCTCATCATAGAGCAAGAGAGGGAGCCTTTGAACTCAATGACGCGTTTGCAGTAGTTAATGCACTTCCTGCCATTGCTTTGCTCTCTTACGGTTTCTTCAATGGTGGATTTGTCCCG GGATTAGGAATCACGGTTTTTGGTATGGCCTACATGTTCGTACACGATGGTCTAGTCCACCGCCGATTCCCTGTGGGTCCCATTGCTAATGTACCTTATCTGCGGAAAGTAGCTGCCGCCCACCAA ATTCATCATGCAGACAAATTCGATGGAGTGCCATATGGCTTGTTTCTAGGACCTCAG gAATTAGAGGAAGTTGGAGGGTTGAAGGAACTGGAAAAAGAgatcaaaagaagaagaaagttcCATTTGAAGGCAAAGAAAGcgaataaaacattaattaatgaaTGA
- the LOC107947054 gene encoding beta-carotene 3-hydroxylase 1, chloroplastic isoform X3: MATLRTSTSTVIYPFRRNTASTAIPNSTVVCFGNGRKRNELNVCIVLQQRRKNLKSEKEIMINNSDAIKSYEAFNHVSQIKLSKSEERLAKKKFERTTYLVAAILSSLGISSMAIMAVHCRFSWQMEGGEFQLLEMFGTFALSVGAAVGMEYWARWAHRALWHASLWHMHEGLGITVFGMAYMFVHDGLVHRRFPVGPIANVPYLRKVAAAHQIHHADKFDGVPYGLFLGPQELEEVGGLKELEKEIKRRRKFHLKAKKANKTLINE; the protein is encoded by the exons ATGGCGACTTTGCGCACAAGCACCAGCACTGTAATCTATCCGTTCCGACGTAACACTGCTTCAACGGCAATACCCAACTCTACTGTGGTTTGCTTCGGAAACGGTCGGAAAAGGAATGAACTGAACGTATGCATAGTGTTGCAGCAGAGAAGGAAAAACCTCAAGAGTGAAAAGGAGATCATGATTAACAACAGCGATGCCATAAAGAGTTACGAAGCTTTCAATCACGTCAGCCAAATCAAACTCTCGAAATCGGAGGAGAGATTAGCTAAGAAGAAATTCGAGAGAACAACTTACTTGGTTGCTGCTATCTTGTCTAGTTTAGGCATCTCTTCAATGGCGATTATGGCTGTTCATTGCAGGTTTTCATGGCAGATGGAG GGTGGGGAATTTCAACTGCTGGAGATGTTTGGCACATTTGCTCTCTCTGTTGGTGCTGCA GTGGGGATGGAGTATTGGGCAAGGTGGGCTCATAGAGCTTTATGGCATGCTTCATTGTGGCACATGCACGAG GGATTAGGAATCACGGTTTTTGGTATGGCCTACATGTTCGTACACGATGGTCTAGTCCACCGCCGATTCCCTGTGGGTCCCATTGCTAATGTACCTTATCTGCGGAAAGTAGCTGCCGCCCACCAA ATTCATCATGCAGACAAATTCGATGGAGTGCCATATGGCTTGTTTCTAGGACCTCAG gAATTAGAGGAAGTTGGAGGGTTGAAGGAACTGGAAAAAGAgatcaaaagaagaagaaagttcCATTTGAAGGCAAAGAAAGcgaataaaacattaattaatgaaTGA